One genomic segment of uncultured Desulfobacter sp. includes these proteins:
- a CDS encoding molybdopterin-dependent oxidoreductase gives MFVLAEQKPGICGLCFHSPGCGVIVHFDDDGKIDRLTPDPEAPMGEVLCPMAASAKQIIYSEARIRQPLKRKGPKGKLDFEPISWEEAFDIIAEKMAAIKAEHGPQALGFYAGTGSYERAFKDAFQLGGSQIYLASSILFPYGSPNAFGVGAPCYTSLGVLAPQLTYGCLHTDMFSDLDNSDLIFVWGTDPSTSTPPAMFGRLVRAAHEGARIIVIDPRQTASAKLPDSLWVPIRPGSDGALALGLCHILIRENLIDQAFVQEWTLGYEEFAEYVKVFTPETVAGITGVPQDLILELAEEIADAEGASYVMYTGLEYTKSGVQNIRAVMVLWALAGQMDVEGGRCFVPHENQIHLSKEHQIASPGFDTSIGAGHFPVYSHFCGGEPHASRLPKSILEGDPYKIHGLFILGASILTAWPNPILWQKAFDALDFQVSIDLQLTRDAAWADIVLPATTAFEQSSYCFYGNAVRLREKMIDPVGDSKPCFTILTELARKLGYAEKFPANEAELLDLVLKDTGITRADMEQDARLTVRKPAEPMTYRKWETGGLRKDGKPGFETPSGKFEIKSTLLEQMGYEGLPKYEESFETPVSRPLLANRFPLVLGTGPFKPDMKSCLRAIPDFIKKYPDPMVQMNPEDAVNRNIETGDTVVVKTARGFVEMRADVTENIMKGFVYAPVGGGGPLGPESWRKANVNVLTDLEQFDPISGFPVYKTLMCQVKKKRRKRTIVVQDPSLGCVG, from the coding sequence GTGTTTGTTTTGGCAGAACAGAAACCAGGAATTTGCGGCTTGTGTTTCCACAGTCCCGGATGCGGTGTTATTGTTCATTTTGACGATGACGGTAAAATAGACCGGCTCACTCCGGATCCTGAGGCGCCCATGGGCGAAGTACTTTGCCCCATGGCGGCCAGTGCAAAACAGATTATCTATTCCGAGGCACGTATCAGACAGCCTCTGAAACGAAAAGGGCCCAAGGGAAAACTGGATTTTGAACCCATATCCTGGGAGGAAGCCTTTGACATTATCGCTGAAAAAATGGCGGCCATTAAAGCGGAACACGGACCCCAGGCCCTGGGGTTCTACGCCGGTACAGGTTCCTACGAACGGGCCTTTAAAGATGCCTTCCAGCTTGGCGGTTCCCAGATTTACCTTGCCTCAAGCATCCTGTTTCCCTATGGATCGCCCAATGCCTTCGGGGTGGGTGCACCCTGTTACACGTCTCTTGGTGTGCTTGCGCCTCAGTTGACATATGGTTGTCTGCACACGGACATGTTTTCGGATTTGGACAATTCAGATCTTATTTTTGTTTGGGGTACAGACCCGTCCACATCCACGCCCCCGGCCATGTTCGGACGCCTGGTCCGGGCTGCCCATGAAGGGGCAAGGATTATTGTCATTGACCCCAGGCAAACCGCCTCTGCCAAGCTGCCGGACAGTCTGTGGGTGCCCATCCGGCCCGGCTCGGACGGGGCTCTTGCGCTGGGCCTGTGCCATATCCTGATCCGGGAAAATTTAATTGATCAGGCCTTTGTACAGGAGTGGACTTTGGGGTATGAAGAGTTTGCCGAATATGTCAAGGTATTTACCCCTGAAACCGTTGCCGGAATCACCGGTGTGCCCCAGGACCTGATTTTGGAGCTGGCCGAAGAAATTGCCGATGCCGAAGGCGCAAGCTATGTGATGTATACAGGTCTGGAATATACCAAATCCGGTGTTCAGAACATCCGGGCCGTCATGGTGCTTTGGGCCCTGGCCGGGCAGATGGATGTTGAAGGGGGCCGCTGTTTTGTTCCACATGAAAATCAGATTCACCTGAGCAAGGAACACCAGATTGCAAGTCCTGGGTTTGATACATCCATTGGTGCCGGTCATTTCCCGGTGTACTCCCATTTTTGCGGGGGAGAGCCCCATGCCAGCCGTCTGCCGAAATCCATTTTAGAGGGCGACCCTTACAAGATCCACGGTTTGTTTATCCTTGGCGCATCCATTCTCACCGCCTGGCCCAACCCCATTTTATGGCAAAAGGCGTTTGATGCCCTGGATTTTCAGGTTTCCATTGATCTGCAGCTTACCCGGGATGCGGCCTGGGCGGATATTGTGCTGCCTGCCACCACCGCCTTTGAGCAGTCATCCTATTGCTTTTACGGCAATGCTGTCCGGTTGCGGGAAAAAATGATTGATCCGGTGGGGGACAGTAAACCCTGCTTTACCATTTTAACGGAACTGGCCCGAAAACTTGGGTATGCCGAAAAGTTTCCTGCCAATGAGGCCGAGCTGCTGGACCTGGTCTTAAAAGATACCGGCATTACCCGGGCGGATATGGAACAGGATGCGCGGTTGACGGTGCGCAAACCCGCCGAACCCATGACCTATCGGAAATGGGAAACAGGAGGTTTGCGGAAAGACGGAAAGCCAGGCTTTGAAACTCCGTCCGGCAAGTTTGAGATTAAATCCACCCTGCTTGAGCAGATGGGGTATGAAGGACTGCCAAAATATGAAGAGTCCTTTGAAACCCCTGTCAGTCGTCCTTTGCTGGCCAATCGGTTTCCCTTGGTTCTTGGTACGGGTCCTTTTAAACCGGACATGAAATCTTGTCTGCGGGCTATTCCTGATTTTATTAAAAAATATCCTGACCCCATGGTCCAGATGAATCCGGAGGATGCAGTAAATCGAAATATTGAAACCGGTGATACGGTGGTGGTGAAAACTGCCCGGGGGTTTGTGGAGATGCGGGCCGATGTAACGGAAAATATTATGAAAGGGTTTGTTTATGCACCGGTGGGCGGTGGCGGCCCTTTAGGCCCGGAATCCTGGCGAAAAGCCAATGTCAATGTGCTCACCGATCTTGAGCAGTTTGATCCCATTTCCGGGTTTCCCGTGTATAAAACCCTGATGTGCCAGGTGAAAAAGAAACGCCGGAAGCGCACCATTGTGGTCCAGGATCCAAGTCTGGGGTGTGTCGGGTGA
- a CDS encoding cytochrome c3 family protein, which translates to MNKKLFTLLLAAGLAVFFTASGIQAGTDVEDVITMKSKLLDAKRKKGPDAKKPFKLVEFAHKKHHEEYKISCGDCHHDKDGKPLADLKAGDDVQKCEECHTHAKAQKADKTFQGKYKKKPIDIMHLESAIHENCIGCHKERGLKVGTKCGDCHKKM; encoded by the coding sequence ATGAACAAAAAATTATTCACCCTCCTGTTGGCTGCAGGACTTGCTGTGTTTTTCACTGCCTCCGGAATTCAGGCAGGGACCGATGTAGAAGACGTGATTACAATGAAAAGCAAACTTTTAGATGCCAAGCGCAAAAAAGGGCCGGATGCAAAAAAACCATTTAAACTGGTTGAATTCGCCCATAAAAAACATCATGAAGAGTACAAAATCTCCTGTGGCGACTGCCATCACGACAAAGACGGCAAACCCCTTGCCGATCTTAAAGCAGGCGATGATGTCCAAAAATGTGAAGAGTGCCACACCCACGCCAAAGCCCAAAAAGCAGACAAAACGTTCCAGGGTAAATATAAGAAAAAACCCATCGACATTATGCACCTTGAGTCAGCCATTCATGAAAACTGCATTGGCTGCCACAAGGAACGAGGCCTGAAAGTCGGCACCAAATGCGGCGACTGCCATAAAAAAATGTAA
- a CDS encoding DEAD/DEAH box helicase yields MEKLARIFKKQKSGIKVSFFDLPLVEELIGEKIANETFNQSRKIFLGFNQLKNSRTRTPPVNATLRGYQKQGVRWISYLYKHKSGGCLADDMGLGKTIQTIALLASIYPEQKQPTLIVMPKTLLFNWESELKRFTPELTSGPYYGQTRDIKTLGSKNIILTTYAMVRNDIEQLKEEHFHMVVLDESQNIKNPNSKTSRAVMLLQTDHRFALSGTPIENNMSELYALFRFLNPAMFGTFSDFSKNYLNPIQKNDNKAVAKELRKKIYPFVLRRLKTQVLKDLPDKMEQVLHVDMSREQAALYHQRRLMYKRAIQEEIQAKGLKKSQLFILQAMGELRQIASIPEIKSDNKIISPKRELLMDHVADAVAGKHKVLVFANYLHSLECVSQDMEDAGIHHLVMTGATRDRNHIVEQFQQDDSCQALLMTLKIGGLGLNLTAAEYVFLFDPWWNLAAENQAIDRAHRMGQKNTVFSYRLIARDSIEEKILMLQEKKKELFDSLIASDNASIKQMEEEDIDLLLGE; encoded by the coding sequence ATGGAAAAGCTGGCCCGGATTTTCAAAAAACAAAAATCCGGGATAAAGGTTTCTTTTTTTGATCTTCCTTTGGTGGAGGAGCTCATTGGTGAAAAAATCGCCAATGAAACCTTTAACCAGTCCAGGAAGATTTTTCTGGGATTCAACCAATTAAAAAACTCCAGAACACGAACGCCCCCCGTCAATGCGACTCTTCGGGGATACCAGAAACAGGGAGTCAGATGGATTTCCTATCTTTACAAGCACAAATCAGGCGGCTGTCTTGCCGACGACATGGGGCTTGGAAAAACCATCCAGACCATTGCGCTTCTGGCATCCATCTATCCGGAGCAAAAACAGCCAACCCTGATCGTAATGCCCAAGACTCTTTTGTTTAACTGGGAAAGCGAACTTAAACGGTTTACGCCAGAATTAACATCCGGCCCTTACTATGGCCAGACCCGGGACATAAAAACATTGGGTTCCAAAAATATTATTTTAACCACTTACGCCATGGTGAGAAACGATATTGAACAATTAAAAGAGGAACATTTTCATATGGTTGTTCTGGATGAGTCCCAGAACATCAAGAATCCCAATTCAAAAACATCCAGGGCGGTTATGCTTTTACAGACCGACCATCGGTTTGCCTTGAGCGGCACCCCGATAGAAAACAATATGAGCGAACTCTATGCCCTGTTCCGGTTTTTAAATCCAGCCATGTTCGGCACCTTTTCAGATTTTTCAAAAAATTACCTGAATCCCATCCAGAAGAATGATAACAAGGCCGTGGCAAAGGAGCTGAGAAAAAAGATCTACCCCTTTGTTTTGCGCCGGCTTAAAACACAAGTGTTAAAAGACCTTCCCGATAAGATGGAGCAGGTTCTCCATGTGGACATGAGCCGGGAACAGGCAGCACTCTACCACCAGAGACGGCTGATGTATAAAAGGGCCATTCAAGAGGAAATTCAGGCCAAGGGGTTGAAGAAATCCCAACTTTTTATCCTTCAGGCCATGGGAGAACTTCGCCAGATTGCCTCCATCCCTGAGATCAAGAGCGACAATAAAATCATCTCCCCGAAACGGGAACTTCTCATGGATCATGTGGCGGATGCCGTGGCCGGCAAGCACAAGGTGCTGGTGTTTGCCAATTATCTGCACTCCCTGGAATGCGTTTCCCAGGATATGGAAGATGCCGGCATCCATCATCTGGTCATGACCGGGGCCACCCGGGATCGAAACCATATTGTGGAACAGTTTCAGCAGGATGACTCCTGCCAGGCACTTTTGATGACTTTGAAAATCGGGGGACTGGGCCTGAACCTGACGGCCGCCGAATATGTATTTTTATTTGATCCCTGGTGGAATCTTGCCGCAGAAAACCAGGCCATTGACCGGGCCCACAGGATGGGCCAGAAAAATACCGTGTTCAGTTACCGCCTCATTGCCCGGGACAGCATTGAAGAAAAAATTCTCATGCTCCAGGAAAAGAAAAAAGAATTGTTTGATTCCCTTATTGCCAGTGACAACGCATCAATTAAACAGATGGAAGAAGAAGATATTGATCTGTTGCTGGGAGAATAA
- the tatC gene encoding twin-arginine translocase subunit TatC, giving the protein MSDQEERSPFTEHLGELRDRLIHAFIAVGVGFVAAYFFKEQLFDILTAPLVTAMAKSGNAKLIFTGLPEAFFTYLKVALLAGIILATPVLFYEFWMFVSPGLYREEKKYILPIIILSLIFFIAGASFGYFIVFPYGFQFFLGFTTETIQAMPSMKEYLSFASKMLLAFGFVFELPLVLTFLSRMGLVTPTFLKKNRKYALLVFFVGAAMITPPDVVTQIMMAMPLILLYEIGILGAKIFGKKSKRIVKQRMIMNRKMRPQNLTPILKQMI; this is encoded by the coding sequence ATGAGCGACCAGGAAGAAAGAAGTCCTTTTACCGAGCACCTGGGGGAGTTGCGGGATCGCCTGATCCACGCCTTTATTGCCGTGGGTGTGGGTTTTGTTGCCGCCTATTTTTTCAAAGAACAACTGTTTGACATTCTGACGGCCCCCCTGGTAACCGCCATGGCAAAAAGCGGCAATGCAAAACTGATTTTCACAGGATTGCCCGAAGCCTTTTTCACCTATCTTAAAGTGGCGCTGCTGGCAGGCATTATCCTTGCCACCCCGGTACTGTTTTATGAATTCTGGATGTTTGTCTCTCCGGGGCTGTACCGGGAAGAAAAAAAATATATCCTACCCATAATCATTTTATCGCTTATTTTCTTTATTGCCGGTGCTTCATTCGGGTATTTTATTGTTTTTCCATACGGGTTCCAGTTTTTCCTAGGCTTTACCACGGAAACCATCCAGGCCATGCCTTCCATGAAGGAGTACCTTTCCTTTGCATCGAAAATGCTTCTGGCCTTTGGATTTGTTTTTGAGCTGCCCCTTGTCCTGACTTTTTTATCCCGCATGGGCCTGGTGACACCCACCTTTCTAAAGAAAAACAGAAAATATGCCCTGCTTGTGTTTTTTGTGGGCGCGGCAATGATTACCCCACCGGATGTGGTTACCCAGATCATGATGGCCATGCCGTTGATTCTTTTGTATGAAATCGGTATTCTCGGAGCAAAAATTTTCGGCAAAAAATCTAAACGGATAGTGAAGCAGAGGATGATAATGAACAGGAAGATGAGACCTCAGAATTTGACACCGATCCTAAAACAGATGATATAG
- a CDS encoding twin-arginine translocase TatA/TatE family subunit: MFGLGMPEILLILAIALIVIGPQKLPEVAKMLGKAMGEFKRSAQDLKDSIDIETTVKEVNPKPVKKKLKDVVKDIGTEDPKPQQASDKPESSDKADDDLKDKTIPEQGRPDADPPSPASPPETETSNSKK; encoded by the coding sequence ATGTTTGGTCTAGGAATGCCGGAAATTTTACTTATTCTGGCCATAGCCCTTATCGTCATAGGCCCGCAGAAACTGCCGGAAGTAGCAAAAATGCTTGGTAAAGCCATGGGGGAATTCAAACGATCCGCCCAGGATCTAAAAGATTCCATTGATATAGAAACCACGGTAAAAGAAGTCAATCCGAAGCCTGTTAAAAAAAAACTCAAGGATGTTGTTAAGGATATAGGTACGGAAGACCCCAAACCACAGCAGGCTTCTGATAAACCGGAGAGCTCTGACAAGGCGGATGACGACCTCAAAGACAAGACAATCCCGGAACAGGGGCGTCCTGATGCAGACCCTCCGTCCCCGGCTTCACCGCCCGAAACAGAAACATCCAACTCTAAAAAATAA
- a CDS encoding DEAD/DEAH box helicase codes for MKQLISFIKTLFTGKAHKQDAGTTIPEPPTPEPAPPPPDKEARTVKKPHPTPRKPRWTIEKFQVEPQEGKTRFHDFKLTTGLMHAICDLNFKYCTDIQARLLPHTLDGRDATAKAQTGTGKSATFIITLIDRFVRTSVKREKKYPRALILAPTRELVYQIEKDFKGLAKYSHLRIVPIFGGTDYHKQQTLLTDKPVDVIAATPGRLLDFISKKLIDLSRVEIVVIDEADRMLDMGFIPDVRRLIYMTPHKDKRQTLFFSATLTDDVLRLADSWTRDAVRIEIDPEQAAANTITQIVYLTTEEDKFKNVCNLLISEKLERVIIFVNRKDTARYLSEKLSRYGLNAGVLSGDVAQDKRFKVLNRFKTGDLNFLVATDVAARGLHIENISHVINYDLPIEPEHYIHRIGRTGRAGATGTSISFADEMSSFQIPKIEEVLGHKVSCEYPTATLEADLPTPAPRPSKKSFKQNQTKGVNKGKKPYGRRRSPPKKTAPKRP; via the coding sequence TTGAAACAATTAATCAGCTTCATAAAAACACTTTTTACCGGAAAAGCCCACAAACAAGATGCCGGCACAACTATTCCGGAACCCCCGACACCCGAACCGGCTCCCCCCCCCCCTGACAAGGAAGCCCGGACGGTTAAAAAGCCCCACCCAACCCCCAGAAAACCGCGCTGGACTATAGAAAAATTCCAGGTCGAACCCCAGGAGGGAAAAACCCGGTTCCATGACTTTAAGCTTACCACAGGGCTGATGCATGCCATCTGTGATCTTAATTTTAAATACTGCACAGATATCCAGGCTCGGCTTCTCCCCCACACCCTTGACGGTCGGGATGCTACGGCCAAGGCCCAGACCGGAACAGGCAAAAGTGCCACCTTTATAATTACCTTGATTGATCGGTTTGTCCGCACATCCGTCAAGCGGGAAAAAAAGTACCCCCGGGCCCTGATCCTTGCCCCCACAAGGGAACTGGTTTACCAGATTGAAAAGGACTTCAAGGGGCTTGCCAAATATTCCCATCTTCGAATTGTCCCGATTTTTGGCGGCACGGATTATCACAAGCAGCAGACCCTCCTCACGGACAAACCCGTGGACGTCATAGCCGCAACCCCGGGACGCCTTCTGGACTTTATCTCAAAAAAACTGATTGATCTGTCCAGGGTGGAAATTGTTGTTATTGACGAGGCGGATCGAATGCTGGACATGGGATTTATTCCGGATGTACGCCGCCTGATTTACATGACACCCCACAAGGACAAACGCCAGACCCTGTTTTTTTCCGCCACCCTCACAGACGATGTGCTCCGCCTGGCCGATTCCTGGACCCGGGATGCCGTGCGCATTGAAATCGACCCGGAACAGGCGGCTGCGAACACCATCACCCAGATTGTTTATCTGACCACGGAAGAGGATAAATTTAAAAATGTCTGCAACCTTTTAATCAGTGAAAAACTCGAGCGGGTTATCATCTTTGTCAACCGAAAGGATACGGCCCGGTATCTGTCAGAAAAATTATCCAGATACGGCCTGAACGCAGGGGTCCTATCCGGGGACGTGGCCCAGGACAAGCGCTTCAAGGTACTCAATAGGTTTAAGACCGGGGATCTCAATTTCCTGGTAGCAACGGATGTGGCGGCCAGAGGTCTTCACATTGAAAACATCAGCCATGTAATCAACTATGATCTGCCCATAGAACCCGAGCATTACATTCATCGAATCGGACGCACCGGCAGGGCCGGCGCCACCGGCACCTCAATAAGCTTTGCCGATGAAATGAGTTCGTTTCAAATTCCGAAAATTGAAGAGGTCCTTGGCCACAAGGTCAGCTGCGAATATCCCACAGCAACCCTGGAGGCGGATCTGCCGACACCGGCCCCACGTCCTTCAAAAAAATCGTTTAAGCAAAATCAAACAAAAGGGGTTAATAAAGGAAAAAAGCCTTACGGGAGACGAAGAAGTCCCCCCAAAAAAACGGCACCCAAACGACCATGA
- a CDS encoding YggT family protein, whose translation MLILSNFFMAVAIVLDYALNIYLWIVIASAVLSWVNPDPYNPIVRFLRKATEPVFYQIRKHLPVTFGGLDMSPIVVFLVIIFLQNFLVKSLIGLARSM comes from the coding sequence ATGTTGATATTGTCCAATTTCTTTATGGCTGTTGCCATTGTTCTTGACTATGCTTTAAATATTTATTTATGGATTGTTATTGCCTCGGCCGTACTGTCCTGGGTGAATCCGGATCCGTACAACCCAATAGTCCGGTTCCTCCGCAAGGCAACGGAACCGGTGTTTTACCAAATCCGTAAACATCTTCCCGTGACCTTCGGCGGTCTGGACATGTCCCCGATTGTTGTATTTTTAGTTATTATTTTTCTTCAGAATTTTCTTGTAAAGAGCCTCATCGGTCTGGCCCGCTCAATGTGA
- a CDS encoding DivIVA domain-containing protein: protein MGVTPLVIKQKEFSTRFRGFDVQEVDAFLEEVAKELESQEIALENLKQKNRRLNLENQGYRKREESMKNAMIQSQKVLDQMKENAEKSAQVTIANAEVEAEKILNQAHKRLSQLHSDITELKRQRIQLEMQISSVLESHSKLLEMTKEENKAADESETGLKFIRRA from the coding sequence ATGGGTGTTACACCACTGGTGATCAAACAAAAAGAATTTTCGACCCGTTTCAGAGGGTTTGATGTGCAGGAAGTGGATGCCTTTCTTGAAGAAGTGGCAAAGGAACTTGAATCTCAGGAAATTGCCCTGGAAAATTTGAAGCAGAAAAATCGCCGGCTGAATTTGGAAAACCAGGGGTATAGAAAGCGCGAAGAATCAATGAAGAATGCCATGATTCAGTCCCAGAAAGTACTGGATCAGATGAAGGAGAACGCGGAAAAATCGGCCCAGGTAACAATTGCCAACGCAGAAGTTGAGGCTGAAAAAATTCTGAACCAGGCCCATAAACGTCTTTCCCAGTTACACAGCGATATTACGGAACTCAAACGCCAGCGTATCCAGCTTGAAATGCAGATTAGTTCTGTGCTTGAATCGCACTCAAAATTGCTTGAGATGACCAAAGAAGAAAACAAAGCGGCCGACGAATCAGAAACGGGCCTGAAATTTATTCGTCGGGCCTGA